A single genomic interval of Bradyrhizobium sp. AZCC 1693 harbors:
- a CDS encoding alpha/beta fold hydrolase has product MKRGILVLLSLSVLATAGYFTASKWAIKHETIAFRDPARDNRLVAVSVAVRRDKEMQANSGLIKLPVAILNHGNTVKNTEYSFLANVFAWRGYLAISPQHDLPTDPPMVTKVGEPYVGRLPQIQRGVANIHFAIHEMKKVQPNADYEKVTMVGHSMGGDITMYFAKEFPDEIKKVVTLDNLRVPFLTEGKFKILSFRSKDTHFKPDPGVVPDDEQCEQAGITVVNTGFQHNDMRDTGPDAAKSSIQSMLDRFLDESDKSGALKPVPTKVPDILTASPGPVPLSVPLASNPVPNKPVTN; this is encoded by the coding sequence ATGAAACGTGGAATTCTCGTTCTGCTTTCACTCTCCGTGCTGGCCACTGCCGGGTATTTCACCGCGAGCAAATGGGCGATCAAGCACGAGACCATCGCGTTCCGGGATCCCGCCCGCGACAACCGCTTGGTGGCGGTCAGCGTTGCCGTTCGCCGCGACAAGGAAATGCAGGCCAATAGCGGCTTGATCAAACTGCCAGTTGCGATCCTCAACCACGGCAACACCGTCAAGAACACCGAGTATTCCTTCCTCGCAAACGTCTTCGCCTGGCGCGGCTACCTCGCGATCAGTCCGCAGCACGATCTGCCGACCGATCCGCCTATGGTGACCAAGGTCGGTGAACCCTATGTCGGCCGTCTGCCGCAGATTCAGCGCGGCGTTGCCAACATCCATTTCGCCATTCACGAAATGAAGAAGGTCCAGCCCAACGCCGACTATGAAAAGGTGACGATGGTCGGCCATTCGATGGGCGGCGACATCACGATGTATTTCGCCAAGGAGTTTCCGGACGAAATCAAGAAGGTCGTGACGCTGGACAATCTGCGCGTGCCGTTCCTGACCGAGGGCAAGTTCAAGATCCTGTCGTTCCGTTCCAAAGATACGCATTTCAAGCCGGACCCTGGCGTCGTGCCTGACGACGAGCAGTGCGAGCAGGCCGGGATCACGGTCGTGAACACCGGCTTCCAGCATAACGACATGCGGGACACCGGGCCTGACGCCGCCAAATCCTCGATCCAGTCGATGCTCGATAGGTTCCTCGACGAGTCCGACAAGAGCGGCGCTTTGAAGCCGGTGCCGACCAAGGTGCCTGATATTCTGACCGCCAGCCCGGGACCGGTGCCGCTGTCCGTCCCGCTGGCCAGCAATCCGGTGCCGAACAAGCCGGTTACGAACTAG
- a CDS encoding autotransporter domain-containing protein: MLTAGAHTPLLAQSTPFTSITGFGDSYADTGSAPGGAFRLLGFPCPAGPPTYPTCRFSGGTNFVDTLRTTYNLPTLTNYAIGGAQTGNTNVIPGLPGFAQEIATFAASGQRFGSRDLIALSIGGNDQAQFTSANSLAQISALATTSATNAVTGVQQLIALGAHNIAWVSPGNPFYFPAPFGDPALTFAQREQWAQTYFQQLQQQLAPAARSGTRIFLFDFETLQARIAANPAQYGFASASGCQVALGIPGCLAASAAVQNGYFYWDTIHPTSAGFALIARYMANQIDAPLTVAPQGDVAMAMAMGFASSVFGRLDAYRSFTPYAMGNAMNAMAAYGPTKAPPRAVAENRWSVYGDVNYIGGSRDSQTFLSSYDYRSVGGTLGIEYKVSSELRAGLVFGYSQPNVNLAVQNAHYSIDAYQIGGYASYTRANWFADGLFAYGRQAYAMDRQGIIDTIRGSTHADTFTLAGKAGYLFDAGWLRVGPIAGLAYTNAQIAGYTEAGDILLTNIVNAQRLENLTGSAGVQFRTPFAMGNGICSPFVNLTAEHDFIGSGRTLITTQVTTPLLPVLTPIDSRSRTYGKVAAGIAAAITGNVSATVNAVSTFARTDGNDFGVSGGIKVAF; this comes from the coding sequence GCTGGCCCAAAGCACGCCATTCACTTCCATCACCGGCTTTGGTGACAGTTACGCCGACACCGGATCCGCACCGGGAGGCGCGTTCCGCCTGCTCGGCTTTCCCTGCCCCGCCGGCCCGCCGACCTATCCGACCTGCCGCTTCAGCGGCGGCACGAACTTCGTGGACACGCTGCGGACCACCTACAATCTGCCGACGCTGACGAACTACGCGATCGGCGGCGCGCAGACCGGCAATACCAATGTGATTCCCGGGCTGCCGGGATTTGCTCAGGAGATCGCGACCTTTGCGGCGAGCGGCCAGCGATTTGGTTCGCGCGATCTCATCGCGTTGTCCATCGGCGGCAATGATCAGGCCCAGTTCACCAGCGCCAACAGCCTCGCGCAGATCAGCGCGCTGGCGACCACCTCCGCCACCAATGCGGTGACCGGCGTTCAACAACTGATCGCACTGGGCGCGCATAATATCGCCTGGGTCAGCCCCGGCAATCCGTTCTACTTCCCTGCCCCCTTTGGCGATCCGGCCCTGACATTCGCGCAGCGCGAACAATGGGCCCAAACCTACTTTCAACAGCTCCAGCAACAGCTCGCGCCTGCCGCCCGTTCTGGCACGCGCATCTTTCTGTTTGACTTCGAAACCTTGCAGGCCCGAATAGCCGCCAATCCCGCGCAATATGGCTTCGCCAGCGCCAGCGGTTGTCAGGTCGCATTGGGGATTCCGGGTTGCCTTGCGGCTTCGGCGGCCGTTCAGAACGGCTATTTCTATTGGGACACGATTCATCCCACCAGCGCAGGTTTTGCATTGATCGCCCGCTACATGGCCAACCAGATCGACGCGCCGCTCACGGTCGCGCCGCAAGGCGACGTAGCGATGGCGATGGCCATGGGTTTTGCGAGCTCGGTATTTGGCCGGCTCGACGCGTATCGCTCATTCACACCTTACGCGATGGGAAATGCCATGAACGCCATGGCAGCCTACGGTCCGACCAAGGCGCCGCCGCGCGCGGTGGCGGAGAACCGGTGGTCGGTTTACGGTGACGTGAACTATATCGGCGGCAGCCGTGACTCACAGACCTTCCTGTCGAGCTACGACTACCGTTCGGTCGGCGGCACACTCGGCATCGAGTACAAAGTCAGTTCCGAGTTGCGCGCCGGATTGGTGTTCGGTTACTCGCAGCCGAACGTCAACCTCGCGGTTCAGAACGCGCACTACAGCATCGACGCGTATCAGATCGGCGGTTACGCGTCCTATACCCGCGCCAACTGGTTTGCCGACGGATTGTTCGCCTATGGACGCCAGGCTTACGCGATGGATCGCCAGGGCATCATCGACACCATCCGCGGCTCGACCCATGCGGATACCTTCACGCTCGCGGGAAAGGCCGGTTACCTGTTCGACGCCGGGTGGCTGCGCGTGGGCCCGATCGCCGGGCTCGCCTACACCAACGCACAGATCGCAGGATATACCGAGGCCGGCGACATTCTGCTCACCAACATCGTCAACGCGCAAAGACTGGAGAATCTGACCGGCAGCGCCGGCGTACAGTTCCGCACGCCCTTTGCGATGGGCAATGGCATTTGCAGCCCGTTCGTGAATCTAACCGCCGAGCATGACTTCATCGGCTCGGGTCGCACGCTGATCACGACGCAGGTGACGACGCCGTTATTGCCGGTGCTGACGCCGATCGACAGCCGCAGCCGGACCTATGGCAAGGTTGCTGCCGGCATCGCGGCGGCGATTACGGGCAATGTCAGCGCCACCGTCAACGCTGTCTCCACATTTGCACGAACCGACGGCAATGATTTCGGCGTCAGTGGCGGCATCAAGGTAGCGTTCTGA
- a CDS encoding helix-turn-helix transcriptional regulator: protein MNSRQSELGDFLRSRRQKLTPKAVGLPVGRRRRTPGLRREEVAELAGIGVDWYVRLEQGRSVSPSVATIDALARALRLTKAEHRHLTELTQNADRRPFVRETVPPAIRRTVEQLNLPAYVTGRRWDILAWNAAAEEIFAFSRLAEADRNSLLSVLTNPATRRLFGASWADEARRIVAQFRTTHDLWAGDPAFRDLLARLREGCPEFASWWEAHDVSGVAAGRKSLTHPKKGRLKLEYASFQANDDPALKLVIYTTV from the coding sequence ATGAATTCGAGGCAAAGCGAACTTGGCGACTTCCTGCGGTCGCGGCGGCAGAAGCTGACGCCGAAGGCGGTCGGCCTGCCGGTGGGCCGGCGGCGGCGTACGCCCGGCCTGCGGCGGGAGGAGGTGGCCGAGCTCGCCGGCATCGGCGTCGACTGGTACGTCCGCCTCGAGCAGGGACGATCCGTCAGCCCGTCGGTTGCGACGATCGACGCGTTGGCGCGCGCGTTGCGGCTGACCAAAGCCGAACACCGGCATCTGACGGAGCTGACGCAAAATGCCGACCGGCGCCCCTTCGTCCGCGAGACCGTTCCTCCGGCGATCCGGCGCACGGTCGAACAGCTCAATTTGCCGGCCTATGTCACCGGACGACGCTGGGACATTCTCGCGTGGAATGCGGCTGCGGAGGAAATCTTTGCCTTCAGCCGGCTGGCGGAAGCCGATCGCAACAGCCTGCTGTCGGTACTGACCAACCCCGCGACGCGGCGGCTGTTTGGCGCATCATGGGCGGATGAGGCCAGACGCATCGTCGCCCAGTTTCGCACGACGCATGACCTGTGGGCCGGCGATCCCGCCTTTCGCGACCTGCTGGCGCGTCTGCGCGAAGGCTGTCCCGAATTCGCGAGCTGGTGGGAGGCCCACGACGTCAGCGGCGTGGCGGCAGGACGCAAATCCTTGACCCATCCCAAGAAGGGTCGGCTCAAACTGGAGTATGCGAGCTTCCAGGCCAATGACGACCCGGCATTGAAGCTCGTCATCTACACCACGGTCTGA
- a CDS encoding VWA domain-containing protein, whose amino-acid sequence MAGEPIKPKSAGDVASAKAEAAKGGPLPQTKPSAAEDIAAFVAKARAMSPHRPGARGRLVFALDATMSRQPTWDMACALQADMFREAASLGSLDIRLVYYRGFNECRATGWISDSAQLARLMGKIDCQGGNTQIGKVLSEARREAVASGVRAVVFVGDAMEEAVDHLCAKAGELGLLKVPVFMFQEGHDPTAEQAFREIARLTGGAWCRFDPGAAAQLRELLRAAAAYAAGGREALLALSKTASGAAALIGQMK is encoded by the coding sequence ATGGCCGGCGAACCCATCAAACCGAAATCGGCAGGCGATGTTGCGTCGGCAAAGGCCGAGGCGGCTAAAGGCGGCCCGTTGCCGCAGACCAAGCCGTCGGCGGCGGAAGATATCGCAGCCTTCGTGGCGAAGGCGCGGGCGATGTCGCCGCACCGACCGGGCGCCAGGGGCAGGCTGGTGTTTGCGCTCGACGCCACCATGAGCCGGCAGCCGACCTGGGACATGGCCTGCGCGCTGCAGGCCGACATGTTTCGCGAGGCGGCCTCGCTCGGCAGCCTCGATATAAGGCTGGTCTATTACCGCGGCTTCAACGAATGCCGCGCCACCGGCTGGATCTCCGATTCCGCGCAACTGGCAAGGTTGATGGGCAAGATCGATTGCCAGGGCGGCAACACCCAGATCGGCAAGGTGCTGTCGGAGGCGCGCCGCGAGGCGGTGGCGTCCGGCGTGCGCGCCGTGGTGTTCGTCGGCGACGCCATGGAGGAGGCGGTCGACCATCTCTGCGCCAAGGCCGGCGAGCTCGGCCTGCTCAAGGTGCCGGTGTTCATGTTTCAGGAAGGCCACGACCCCACAGCCGAACAGGCCTTCCGCGAGATTGCGCGGCTGACCGGCGGCGCATGGTGCAGGTTCGATCCCGGCGCCGCGGCGCAGTTGCGCGAGCTCCTGCGCGCCGCAGCAGCCTATGCCGCGGGCGGTCGCGAAGCGCTGCTGGCGCTGTCGAAAACCGCAAGCGGCGCGGCCGCGCTGATCGGCCAGATGAAGTGA
- a CDS encoding zinc-binding alcohol dehydrogenase family protein codes for MKAAVLNAFGSPLAIETVPDPHLGTGEVIVDVAASRVLAYANEVLSGERKYLLELPVVPGPGAIGRIRATGPDATRLRPGDWVYCDPTVRSRDNALSPDIALQGLTAGSEGGLRLQRYFHDGAWAEQMRLPTENAVPIGDIDAKDAARWCALGTLLVPYGGFLAAQLQAGEIVLVNGATGSFGSAAVAVALAMGAQCVVATGRNEQALTELTRRFGARVRAVPMRGHEADDRARILQAAPGPIDCVLDILPPAANAMQVRTAILAVRPYGRVVLMGGVGMQGGAGLDLPYPWMMRNCITLRGQWMYPPHAATLMAGLIRAGLVDLDHFEIAAFGLDRANEAVAHAAAHSGPFRMTVIQP; via the coding sequence ATGAAGGCTGCCGTGCTGAATGCATTCGGATCGCCGCTTGCGATCGAGACCGTCCCCGACCCGCATCTCGGCACCGGCGAGGTCATTGTCGACGTCGCGGCGAGCCGCGTGCTGGCCTACGCCAACGAGGTCCTCAGCGGGGAGCGAAAATACCTGCTGGAACTGCCTGTGGTGCCCGGCCCCGGCGCGATCGGCCGCATCCGCGCCACCGGCCCCGATGCGACCCGGCTTCGTCCCGGCGACTGGGTCTATTGCGATCCGACCGTGCGCTCACGCGACAATGCGCTATCGCCCGACATCGCCCTGCAGGGCCTCACCGCCGGCAGCGAAGGAGGCCTGCGACTGCAGCGATATTTCCACGACGGCGCCTGGGCCGAACAAATGCGGCTGCCGACGGAAAACGCGGTTCCGATCGGCGACATCGACGCGAAGGACGCCGCGCGATGGTGCGCGCTCGGCACGCTGCTCGTGCCCTACGGCGGCTTCCTCGCCGCGCAACTGCAAGCCGGAGAGATCGTGCTGGTCAACGGCGCCACCGGCAGTTTCGGCAGCGCCGCGGTCGCCGTTGCACTTGCCATGGGCGCGCAATGCGTGGTCGCGACCGGCCGGAACGAGCAGGCGCTGACCGAGCTGACGCGGCGGTTCGGCGCCCGTGTCCGGGCCGTGCCGATGCGCGGCCACGAGGCCGACGATCGCGCCCGCATCCTGCAGGCGGCGCCCGGCCCGATCGACTGCGTGCTCGACATCCTCCCGCCCGCAGCCAATGCCATGCAAGTACGGACCGCCATCCTGGCGGTGCGGCCTTACGGGCGGGTGGTGCTGATGGGCGGTGTCGGCATGCAAGGCGGCGCCGGCCTCGACCTGCCCTACCCATGGATGATGCGAAACTGCATCACCTTGCGCGGGCAATGGATGTACCCGCCGCATGCGGCCACCCTGATGGCCGGCCTGATCCGCGCAGGCCTGGTCGACCTCGATCATTTCGAGATCGCAGCCTTCGGTCTCGACCGCGCCAATGAGGCGGTCGCGCATGCCGCCGCCCATAGCGGTCCCTTCAGGATGACGGTGATCCAGCCGTGA
- a CDS encoding division plane positioning ATPase MipZ, which translates to MLVQASQGQFGSAHVVVLGNEKGGSGKSTSALHIAVALMKAGQRVATIDLDCRQQSFTRYIGNRSAWARRTGLDLEIPVHYCVKLGETMQIADNENSEFQQFMEAVSAIERAFDFIVIDTPGSDSYLMRLAHSMADTLVTPINDSFLDFDVLGTVDPATYSVTGESHYAEMVRDVRRKRRQIDGATTDWIVVRNRLSMIGSRNKQLVADSLKDLSLRLGFRSIDGFAERVVYREFFPRGLTALDDLDEATLGTRPSMGHVTAREEVTSLLRQLKLPLDERGRRRAANRAEWFTQVDKPLEVHDIIGDIISA; encoded by the coding sequence ATGTTGGTTCAGGCGAGTCAGGGTCAATTCGGTTCGGCGCATGTCGTCGTGCTCGGCAACGAGAAGGGCGGGTCGGGAAAATCCACCTCTGCCTTGCATATCGCCGTTGCCCTGATGAAGGCCGGACAGCGTGTCGCCACCATCGATCTGGATTGCCGCCAGCAGAGTTTTACCCGCTACATCGGCAATCGGAGCGCGTGGGCGCGCCGCACCGGTCTCGACCTCGAAATTCCGGTGCACTACTGCGTCAAGCTCGGCGAGACGATGCAGATCGCCGACAATGAAAATTCCGAGTTCCAGCAGTTCATGGAGGCGGTGAGCGCCATCGAGCGCGCCTTCGATTTCATCGTCATCGATACGCCGGGTTCCGACTCCTACCTGATGCGTCTGGCGCACTCGATGGCCGACACGCTGGTGACCCCGATCAACGACAGCTTCCTCGATTTCGACGTGCTCGGCACCGTCGATCCCGCGACCTATTCCGTGACCGGCGAGAGCCATTATGCGGAGATGGTGCGCGACGTCAGGCGCAAGCGGCGCCAGATCGACGGCGCCACCACCGACTGGATCGTGGTGCGCAACCGCCTGTCGATGATCGGCTCGCGGAACAAGCAGCTGGTCGCTGACAGCCTGAAGGACCTTTCGCTGCGGCTCGGCTTCCGTTCGATCGACGGATTTGCCGAGCGGGTGGTCTACCGCGAATTCTTCCCGCGTGGACTGACGGCACTGGACGACCTCGACGAGGCCACCCTCGGCACGCGCCCCAGTATGGGCCATGTCACGGCGCGCGAGGAAGTGACCAGCCTGTTGCGTCAGTTGAAACTGCCGCTCGACGAACGCGGCCGCCGCCGGGCCGCCAACCGCGCCGAATGGTTCACCCAGGTCGACAAGCCGCTCGAAGTCCACGACATCATCGGCGACATCATCAGCGCCTGA